One genomic segment of Hemibagrus wyckioides isolate EC202008001 linkage group LG08, SWU_Hwy_1.0, whole genome shotgun sequence includes these proteins:
- the pcdh11 gene encoding protocadherin-11 X-linked isoform X3, whose protein sequence is MDLLSESHVLVLFLTCLVSLCLAQEKDYTVKEEQPENVRIGNLRKDLDLNLDPNVKLSSALEFKPVYKSGEVPLVRVEASTGEIFTTSNRIDREKLCSGVFNEKRCFYEIEVAVLPDEIFRLVKIRFLIEDINDNAPLFQSTVINISIPENTAINNRYPVPSAFDPDVGLNGIQHYELVKSVSEFGLDIIETPEGDKWPQLIVQQNLDRETKDTFVMKIKVEDGGTPPKSSTAILQVTVSDVNDNRPVFKDSEVEVNVPENAPMGTSVTQLHATDADLGSNAQIHFSFSNQISLVSRRHFAIDSSTGLITIKQPLDRESNPVHKLIVLASDGSTTPSRATVIVNVTDINDNVPSIDTRYIINLVNGTVLLSENAPLNTKIALITVTDKDADLNGKVTCYTDHDVPFRLKPVFNDQFLLETAAPLDYETTREYAIKIVASDSGKPPLNTSAMILIKIKDENDNIPVFPQPEIQLSIPENNDPGTQLIKISATDADSGSNALIIYTLGPDAPDGFNIDSRSGILSVSKRLDREKQETYSFTVIAKDNGSNPLQSNVTVKLIVQDQNDNSPAFTHPEYNFYVPENLPLYGTVGLITVTDADAGDNSVVTLSIINGKDNFIIDPKTGVIKPNITFDREQQSSYTFIVKAVDGGLIQTTSYAKVTINVVDINDNRPVFVIPPSNYSYDLVPFTTSPGSVVTRVYAIDNDTGMNAELQYSIIGGSPRGLFAIDKTTGNITLQEKIVNADQGLHRLVVMVKDLGQPDPLHAIALVHLFVNDTVSNATFIQEQVRKSMETPLDRNVGDNDVIPQTNGYVIVVIAIIAGTMTVILVIFVTALVRCRQTPRHKVVQKGKQSGEWVSPNQEGRQIKKKKKKKKRSPKSLLLNFVTIEESKSEDPTHEHINGTLDLPVELEEQTMGKYNWATTPTTFKPDSPDLAKHYKSASPQPTFQIKPETPVAPKKHHVIQELPLDNTFVVGCDSLSKCSSSSSDPYSVSECNCQGSFTAPGQIHTRQETALKPPLYGTLCGTGTTRSHRIKINL, encoded by the exons ATGGACTTGTTGAGCGAATCCCATGTGCTGGTGCTTTTCCTCACCTGCCTGGTGTCGCTGTGCTTGGCCCAGGAGAAGGATTACACAGTAAAGGAGGAACAGCCGGAGAACGTGCGCATCGGGAACCTGCGCAAAGACTTGGACCTAAACCTGGACCCCAATGTTAAGCTGTCCTCAGCCCTGGAGTTCAAACCTGTCTACAAGTCAGGAGAGGTTCCTTTAGTGAGGGTGGAGGCCAGCACGGGTGAGATCTTCACCACCTCGAATCGCATCGACCGTGAGAAGCTGTGCTCCGGAGTCTTCAATGAGAAACGCTGCTTCTATGAGATTGAGGTGGCTGTGTTGCCCGACGAGATCTTTCGCTTGGTCAAGATTCGCTTCCTTATTGAAGATATCAATGACAACGCCCCTCTGTTCCAGTCTACCGTCATTAACATCTCCATTCCCGAGAACACAGCTATCAATAACCGCTATCCGGTACCCTCAGCCTTCGACCCGGACGTGGGGCTTAATGGCATTCAGCATTATGAACTTGTCAAG aGTGTGAGCGAGTTTGGCCTGGACATCATTGAAACTCCGGAGGGAGACAAGTGGCCCCAACTCATAGTCCAACAAAATTTGGATCGAGAAACCAAGGACACTTTTGTGATGAAAATCAAAGTGGAAGATGGTGGCACACCTCCAAAGTCCAGCACAGCCATCCTCCAGGTCACTGTCTCCGATGTAAATGACAATCGCCCAGTGTTCAAGGACAGTGAGGTGGAGGTAAACGTGCCAGAGAATGCCCCTATGGGGACATCAGTCACTCAACTCCATGCCACTGATGCTGATCTTGGCTCCAATGCTCAGATCCACTTTTCCTTTAGCAATCAAATCTCTTTGGTATCCAGACGGCACTTTGCTATTGACAGTTCTACTGGATTGATTACAATCAAGCAGCCATTGGACAGGGAATCCAACCCAGTCCACAAGCTTATAGTCCTGGCAAGTGACGGTAGCACCACACCTTCAAGGGCTACTGTCATAGTAAACGTAACAGACATTAATGACAATGTTCCGTCCATTGACACTCGGTATATAATAAACCTTGTAAATGGCACAGTACTGTTGTCTGAAAATGCCCCTCTAAACACAAAAATAGCTCTAATTACAGTGACTGACAAGGATGCTGACCTTAATGGTAAAGTGACGTGTTACACGGATCATGACGTACCCTTTCGGTTGAAGCCTGTTTTTAATGACCAATTCTTGTTGGAAACTGCAGCTCCCTTAGATTACGAGACTACTCGGGAGTATGCAATTAAGATAGTAGCTTCAGATTCAGGGAAACCTCCTTTAAACACGTCCGCAATGATCCTCATTAAAATCAAGGATGAGAATGATAATATCCCAGTTTTCCCCCAGCCAGAGATTCAGCTGTCCATCCCAGAGAACAATGACCCTGGCACACAGCTGATAAAGATCAGTGCCACGGATGCAGACAGTGGTTCTAATGCCCTTATTATTTATACCCTTGGTCCAGACGCACCTGATGGGTTTAACATAGATTCCAGGTCTGGTATACTCTCCGTCAGCAAGCGACtagacagagaaaaacaggaaaCCTATTCATTTACAGTCATTGCCAAGGATAATGGTTCTAATCCTCTGCAAAGCAATGTCACTGTGAAGCTAATTGTCCAAGACCAAAATGACAACAGTCCAGCCTTCACCCATCCTGAGTACAATTTCTACGTGCCTGAGAACTTGCCTTTATATGGCACAGTTGGCTTGATTACAGTTACAGACGCAGATGCTGGTGATAATTCAGTGGTTACCCTCTCAATCATAAATGGGAAGGACAATTTTATCATTGACCCCAAAACTGGCGTAATTAAACCAAACATTACATTCGACCGGGAGCAGCAAAGTTCATATACCTTTATAGTCAAAGCTGTGGATGGAGGATTAATTCAGACAACTTCATATGCCAAGGTTACCATAAATGTTGTTGATATTAATGACAATCGGCCTGTGTTTGTCATCCCACCTTCCAACTACTCCTATGACCTAGTCCCTTTCACAACCAGCCCTGGCTCTGTGGTGACCCGAGTGTATGCCATTGACAATGACACTGGCATGAATGCAGAGCTGCAGTACAGCATTATTGGAGGTTCACCAAGAGGACTGTTTGCTATTGACAAAACTACAGGGAACATTACTCTGCAGGAGAAGATTGTTAATGCTGATCAAGGCCTTCATAGGTTGGTCGTAATGGTCAAAGACTTAGGACAGCCAGACCCCTTGCATGCAATTGCGCTTGTTCACTTGTTTGTGAATGATACTGTCTCCAACGCTACATTCATTCAGGAGCAAGTCCGAAAAAGTATGGAGACACCCTTGGACAGAAATGTTGGGGACAATGATGTAATCCCTCAAACCAATGGCTATGTAATTGTTGTCATAGCCATAATTGCTGGGACTATGACTGTGATATTGGTGATATTTGTGACTGCTTTGGTACGTTGTCGACAAACACCCAGACACAAAGTTGTTCAGAAGGGCAAGCAAAGTGGTGAGTGGGTATCACCAAACCAGGAAGGGCGGCAGatcaaaaagaagaagaagaaaaagaagaggtcCCCTAAGAGCTTGCTGCTGAATTTTGTCACTATTGAAGAATCCAAATCTGAAGACCCTACTCATGAGCACATCAATGGCACCTTAGACCTTCCAGTTGAGCTTGAGGAGCAGACAATGGGGAAGTATAATTGGGCCACCACACCCACCACATTTAAACCTGACAGCCCTGATTTAGCCAAGCATTATAAGTCAGCTTCTCCCCAGCCTACCTTTCAGATCAAACCAGAAACCCCAGTGGCTCCCAAGAAGCACCATGTCATTCAGGAACTCCCCTTGGACAACACATTCGTAGTTGGCTGTGACTCTCTCTCCAAATGCTCCTCCAGCAGCTCCGACCCCTACAGTGTCTCAGAGTGCAACTGTCAAGGGAGCTTCACGGCACCCGGGCAAATTCACACCCGACAG GAGACGGCACTGAAACCACCACTCTATGGCACACTCTGTGGCACAGGTACTACTCGCTCCCACAGGATAAAAATCAATCTCTAG